One Capsicum annuum cultivar UCD-10X-F1 chromosome 2, UCD10Xv1.1, whole genome shotgun sequence genomic window carries:
- the LOC107859329 gene encoding uncharacterized protein LOC107859329, with amino-acid sequence MGLRDTLMVYRNLIKAVEKHIGKEEHKVHFTDFIREEFRKKRNLDYPKDPSFILQRIKLAQNYTYLLNSVHHHKDLLFSYNIAVDRSNEMTKVLGKSAASVGLRLPDVYQS; translated from the exons ATGGGGTTAAGAGATACGCTGATGGTGTATAGAAATCTAATAAAGGCAGTTGAAAAGCATATAGGGAAGGAAGAACACAAGGTTCATTTCACTGACTTCATCAGGGAAGAGTTCAGGAAGAAGAGAAATCTTGATTACCCAAAAGACCCTTCTTTTATCCTGCAAAGAATTAAGCTTGCTCAAAATTATACTTACCTTCTCAACAGTGTCCATCATCATAAG GACTTATTATTTTCTTACAACATTGCAGTGGATAGATCCAATGAGATGACGAAAGTGCTGGGTAAATCTGCTGCAAGTGTGGGTCTCCGACTACCTGATGTTTATCAGTCTTGA